Proteins encoded within one genomic window of Empedobacter falsenii:
- a CDS encoding AAA family ATPase gives MNLDIEKNLIPINKSVFNIRTLNQCIQDGAKQPDLEYIIDRLIEEGIGVYFAKSNQGKTTLGVQMLDDIALGRNSIANLRTNKRTCLYIDCEMDDRQIKNRYTDKDGNHKQFSENFYRATLTINILEKDFLKNLIQSIKRSVLEYNIDFLLIDNLMTIIYDLNKPNLVLEFMLGLKKLREETTISILIIAHPRKEIDLNQEMDQNDIFGSSYIGNFLDYVIGMRRSRSNPKQVILRLLKTRMDENHFNSENVLVLELQNKNGIPVFEFIKFDSETNHLNNIGTDFIKSDEKMVSELDIIKKCKTLGIANTTIAKILSISEKTVRNKLKLLEIDSQQLMLKSE, from the coding sequence ATGAATTTAGATATAGAAAAAAATCTTATTCCAATAAATAAATCAGTCTTCAATATTAGGACATTAAATCAATGTATTCAGGATGGAGCAAAACAACCAGATTTAGAATACATCATAGACCGTTTAATTGAAGAAGGTATTGGGGTTTATTTTGCAAAGTCAAATCAAGGTAAAACGACTTTAGGTGTTCAAATGTTAGATGATATAGCTTTAGGAAGAAATTCAATAGCTAATTTAAGGACTAATAAGAGAACATGTTTGTATATCGACTGTGAGATGGATGATAGGCAAATTAAAAATAGATACACAGATAAAGACGGAAATCATAAACAATTTAGTGAAAATTTTTATAGAGCAACTCTTACAATTAACATTCTTGAAAAAGATTTTCTTAAAAATTTAATTCAAAGTATTAAAAGGTCAGTTTTAGAATACAATATAGATTTTTTATTAATAGACAATCTCATGACAATTATTTATGATCTAAATAAACCAAACTTGGTGCTTGAATTTATGTTAGGATTAAAAAAACTTAGAGAAGAAACAACAATTTCTATTTTAATAATCGCACATCCAAGAAAAGAGATTGATCTTAATCAGGAAATGGATCAAAATGATATTTTTGGGAGCAGCTATATAGGTAATTTTCTAGACTATGTAATAGGTATGAGAAGGTCGAGATCAAATCCAAAACAAGTAATTTTACGTTTGTTAAAAACTAGGATGGATGAAAATCATTTTAATAGTGAAAACGTATTAGTCCTAGAACTTCAAAATAAGAATGGAATTCCTGTCTTTGAGTTTATAAAATTTGATTCAGAAACAAATCATTTAAATAATATTGGAACTGATTTTATTAAATCTGATGAAAAAATGGTATCAGAGCTTGATATCATTAAAAAATGCAAAACATTAGGAATTGCTAACACAACAATAGCAAAGATCTTAAGCATAAGTGAAAAAACTGTGAGAAATAAATTAAAACTTCTAGAAATAGATTCTCAACAATTAATGCTAAAATCCGAGTAA
- a CDS encoding DUF6371 domain-containing protein: protein MKENFKYSLEKYSGSKSRFVCPNCKEKEYTRFINSETTEYLSYEFGRCNRIIKCGYFKSPTQGSNLNYEKNNEFVEPKIEYLDKKVFQFFEITNFKNPLSIFLKSYFDESKVEEVLDVYKVKTEKLNGDYLTIFPQLDLEFNLRTIKKMKYNFQTGKRSKNFFQWYNPNKSNLKQCLFGLHLLNHPEFKKSKIIIVESEKTALLGMLYFKNEYLFLATGGLMNLTKDKLKTLENREIILMPDLSPIDSKSSAFDYWKTKSEKFSNELNCSISISNLLEENATIQQRNLQLDLGDFIIEELSKKSI, encoded by the coding sequence ATGAAAGAAAATTTTAAATATAGCTTAGAAAAATACTCAGGATCTAAATCTCGTTTTGTCTGTCCAAATTGTAAAGAGAAAGAATACACGAGATTTATAAACTCTGAAACTACAGAGTATTTATCTTATGAATTTGGTCGCTGTAATCGAATTATTAAGTGTGGATATTTTAAATCTCCAACTCAAGGAAGTAATTTGAATTATGAAAAGAATAATGAATTTGTAGAACCTAAAATTGAGTATTTAGATAAAAAAGTATTTCAGTTTTTTGAAATTACAAATTTCAAAAATCCACTTTCTATTTTTTTGAAATCATATTTTGATGAAAGTAAAGTAGAAGAAGTTTTGGATGTGTATAAAGTGAAAACTGAAAAATTGAATGGAGATTATTTGACAATTTTTCCTCAATTGGATCTTGAATTTAATCTGCGAACTATAAAGAAAATGAAATATAATTTTCAAACAGGTAAACGAAGTAAGAATTTTTTCCAATGGTATAATCCTAATAAATCGAATCTTAAACAATGTCTTTTTGGTTTGCATTTATTAAATCATCCTGAATTTAAAAAATCAAAAATTATAATCGTTGAATCAGAAAAGACTGCACTGTTAGGTATGTTATATTTTAAGAATGAGTATTTGTTTTTAGCAACAGGAGGATTGATGAATTTGACAAAAGATAAATTGAAAACTTTAGAAAATCGTGAAATTATTTTGATGCCCGATTTATCACCAATTGATTCTAAAAGCTCGGCATTTGATTATTGGAAAACTAAATCTGAGAAATTTTCAAATGAATTAAATTGTTCTATTTCTATCTCAAACTTATTGGAAGAAAATGCTACAATTCAGCAAAGAAATTTACAACTTGATCTTGGAGATTTTATAATTGAAGAGTTAAGTAAAAAATCTATTTAG
- a CDS encoding McrC family protein → MEVSSSRKKIIQVFEFQKLRLDESNEFNRSHFDAMVLFNEKNQNKYFTVIHKGVQFNNYVGVIQIGGLTIEILPKADKESTPDKKLWQSVLLNMLNTCKHIEVDSVSETSLNKKYNSILDIYYEMFLNEVEYLIKIGLIKKYRRIENNENSLKGKLLFSKNIQHNLIHKEKFYCENQVYDKDHLIHQIIYRGLIILKKLISDSLADKLNRIIGEFEDIKVININATHFEKLILNRKNDSYRKAIDIAKMIILNYSPNLNVGNDNMIALLFDMNKLWEEYIFRVLSKHKPIDFSISYQNSDKFWESKSIRPDIVISDSKTNYIIDTKWKIIEANNPSDNDLKQMFVYNLHWKSSKSILLYPKVHQKDSEFGNYHYKHIEDSLNQCKIGFVSLIENNFMKKSEKIAEEIFRKII, encoded by the coding sequence TGATGCTATGGTTTTATTTAATGAAAAAAACCAAAATAAATATTTTACTGTTATTCATAAAGGAGTGCAATTCAATAATTATGTTGGAGTTATACAGATTGGAGGATTAACAATAGAAATATTGCCTAAAGCAGACAAGGAAAGTACTCCAGATAAAAAACTATGGCAAAGTGTATTACTTAATATGTTGAATACTTGTAAACATATAGAAGTAGATAGTGTTTCTGAAACTTCATTAAACAAAAAGTACAATTCTATTTTAGATATATATTATGAAATGTTTCTAAATGAAGTAGAATATTTGATAAAGATTGGGCTTATAAAAAAATATCGAAGAATTGAAAATAACGAAAATTCATTAAAAGGAAAACTTTTATTTTCAAAGAATATTCAACACAACTTAATTCATAAAGAAAAGTTTTATTGTGAAAATCAAGTTTATGATAAAGACCACTTAATTCACCAAATTATTTATAGAGGATTAATAATCTTAAAAAAATTAATTAGTGATTCTTTAGCAGACAAATTAAACCGAATAATAGGTGAATTTGAAGATATTAAAGTTATTAATATAAATGCAACACATTTTGAAAAGTTAATCTTAAATAGAAAAAATGATAGTTATAGAAAAGCTATTGATATAGCTAAAATGATTATACTTAATTATTCTCCAAATTTAAATGTTGGTAACGATAATATGATTGCACTTTTATTTGATATGAATAAACTTTGGGAAGAATACATATTTAGAGTACTTAGTAAGCATAAACCTATTGATTTCTCTATTTCTTATCAAAATTCTGACAAATTTTGGGAATCAAAATCAATAAGACCTGACATTGTTATATCAGATAGTAAAACTAATTACATCATTGATACAAAGTGGAAAATAATTGAAGCTAACAACCCATCGGATAATGATTTAAAACAAATGTTTGTATATAATCTTCATTGGAAATCGTCTAAAAGTATTCTGCTTTATCCAAAAGTACATCAAAAAGATAGTGAATTTGGTAATTATCATTATAAGCACATAGAAGACTCTTTAAATCAATGTAAAATTGGTTTTGTTAGTTTGATAGAAAATAATTTTATGAAAAAATCAGAAAAAATTGCTGAAGAAATTTTTAGAAAGATAATATAA